A single region of the Micropterus dolomieu isolate WLL.071019.BEF.003 ecotype Adirondacks linkage group LG02, ASM2129224v1, whole genome shotgun sequence genome encodes:
- the LOC123984195 gene encoding histone H1-like isoform X2, with protein MAEEAPAAAPAKAQKKKAAPRPKKDGPTLPKLIISAVAESKERKGVSLAAIKKVLAAKGVDVPKANKRINTAVTKLVTGGTLGQTKGTGASGSFKLAKEPKADKPAKKVVKKKTPVKAKKPAAKKVTAAKKPAAKKPAAKKVAAKKSPKKAPAKKAVKKPVAKSPKKKTPVKKAKAAKKPAAKKAPKPATRRQVHQAKLNSV; from the exons ATGGCAGAAGAAGCTCCAGCAGCGGCTCCGGCCAAAGCCCAGAAGAAGAAGGCGGCTCCCCGTCCCAAGAAGGATGGCCCCACCCTCCCGAAGCTCATCATCAGCGCCGTGGCCGAGTCCAAGGAGCGCAAGGGGGTTTCTCTGGCGGCCATTAAAAAGGTTCTGGCCGCCAAAGGCGTGGATGTGCCGAAAGCAAACAAGCGCATCAACACCGCCGTGACTAAGCTG GTGACCGGAGGAACCCTGGGACAGACTAAAGGCACCGGGGCCTCCGGCTCCTTCAAGCTCGCCAAGGAGCCCAAAGCCGACAAACCTGCGAAGAAGGTGGTGAAGAAGAAAACTCCCGTTAAAGCCAAGAAGCCCGCAGCCAAGAAAGTTACAGCCGCCAAGAAACCTGCAGCCAAGAAGCCAGCAGCAAAGAAAGTAGCAGCCAAGAAGTCCCCGAAGAAGGCGCCGGCGAAGAAAGCTGTTAAAAAGCCCGTAGCGAAGAGCCCCAAGAAGAAGACTCCCGTTAAAAAGGCCAAAGCGGCGAAGAAGCCCGCTGCCAAGAAAGCCCCG AAACCAGCTACACGAAGACAAGTTCACCAAGCTAAATTAAACTCTGTTTAA
- the LOC123984195 gene encoding histone H1-like isoform X1 yields MAEEAPAAAPAKAQKKKAAPRPKKDGPTLPKLIISAVAESKERKGVSLAAIKKVLAAKGVDVPKANKRINTAVTKLVTGGTLGQTKGTGASGSFKLAKEPKADKPAKKVVKKKTPVKAKKPAAKKVTAAKKPAAKKPAAKKVAAKKSPKKAPAKKAVKKPVAKSPKKKTPVKKAKAAKKPAAKKAPKPATRRQVHQAKLNSV; encoded by the exons ATGGCAGAAGAAGCTCCAGCAGCGGCTCCGGCCAAAGCCCAGAAGAAGAAGGCGGCTCCCCGTCCCAAGAAGGATGGCCCCACCCTCCCGAAGCTCATCATCAGCGCCGTGGCCGAGTCCAAGGAGCGCAAGGGG GTTTCTCTGGCGGCCATTAAAAAGGTTCTGGCCGCCAAAGGCGTGGATGTGCCGAAAGCAAACAAGCGCATCAACACCGCCGTGACTAAGCTGGTGACCGGAGGAACCCTGGGACAGACTAAAGGCACCGGGGCCTCCGGCTCCTTCAAGCTCGCCAAGGAGCCCAAAGCCGACAAACCTGCGAAGAAGGTGGTGAAGAAGAAAACTCCCGTTAAAGCCAAGAAGCCCGCAGCCAAGAAAGTTACAGCCGCCAAGAAACCTGCAGCCAAGAAGCCAGCAGCAAAGAAAGTAGCAGCCAAGAAGTCCCCGAAGAAGGCGCCGGCGAAGAAAGCTGTTAAAAAGCCCGTAGCGAAGAGCCCCAAGAAGAAGACTCCCGTTAAAAAGGCCAAAGCGGCGAAGAAGCCCGCTGCCAAGAAAGCCCCG AAACCAGCTACACGAAGACAAGTTCACCAAGCTAAATTAAACTCTGTTTAA
- the LOC123983949 gene encoding cytosolic phospholipase A2 gamma-like isoform X2 — MLCGKASWIAGLLYACIVMLGPMGQPVDNSEDMSSVTPQMEAGSSEELTPEKNSIFAPKQYVRQIQSLSAREQEFVLKRKQVALKSLNRQGISCTLESVPHIALIGSGGGQRAAVGLMGSLYQLEKEGLLDILLYLGGVSGSTWSMSLLYSDPQWSTNMDRAVSRLSGTEVDLVEALAWLDERAKKEDFSLSDIWGLMTSVGIMKQFDPRRLSEDGINAWNPYPIFNTVNKNCLYDGPEKSKWFEMTPHEAGFTDLGLFINTSLLGSRIHEADAEGGGSTMDMVRLQGIEGSAFADEYGLLNYVTGLLKEPQEVRRFWYVLEYYMREYRSLLKLTELIRRNTEDPAVLSGLDNLQKTLKEKLNLNPIALLGKKSPEQQKQIITQWFQKKLAPLKTLEQSLDEGPIKDNVPLMIQKVFALIVKWEWGTTKNLFYQYPDAAVPSCITLKENLQLIDAVVMLNVPYPPFLGDKRDVDLVIAPDYGSDDTFKSLTLARDYAATVKKPFPEIDDKILEERDWPKDCYVFEGKEKEPSIIYMPLFNRKNCKDAEEFKAKTEEFSTFHPPFSPEKIQSLLEIAKANIKNNKETLLREINKAVLRRRSKSYYNRSSAESDF; from the exons ATGCTGTGTGGCAAGGCCAGCTGGATTGCTGGGCTGCTCTATGCTTGTATTGTGATGTTAGGACCAATGGGACAACCTGTGGACAACAGCGAGGACATGTCAAGTGTCACTCCTCAGATGGAAGCGGGATCAAGTGAGGAGTTAACACCAGAGAAGAATTCAATATTCGCTCCCAAG caatATGTGCGTCAAATCCAGTCGTTATCTGCCAGGGAGCAGGAGTTTGTCCTGAAGAGGAAACAAGTAGCTCTGAAGTCACTCAACAGGCAGGGGATCAGTTGTACACTG GAATCCGTTCCTCACATCGCACTCATCGGGTCAGGTGGGGGACAGAGGGCGGCTGTGGGTCTAATGGGTTCTCTCTATCAGTTGGAAAAGGAAGGTCTGCTAGACATTCTGCTCTACCTGGGAGGAGTTTCTGGCTCTACCTG gtccATGTCCTTGCTGTACAGCGACCCACAGTGGAGCACCAACATGGACAGGGCAGTGTCCAGGCTGTCAGGTACTGAGGTTGATCTGGTGGAGGCTCTGGCCTGGTTGGACGAGAGGGCAAAGAAGGAggacttctctctctctgatatCTGGGGGCTCATGACCTCTGTTGGGATCATGAAACAG TTTGACCCTCGACGTCTTTCTGAGGATGGCATAAACGCCTGGAATCCTTACCCCATCTTCAACACAGTCAACAAAAACTGCCTGTACGACGGCCCTGAAAAAT CTAAATGGTTTGAGATGACTCCTCATGAGGCTGGCTTCACAGATCTGGGTCTCTTCATCAACACTTCTCTACTGGGCAGCAGAATCCATGAAGCAGATGCTGAAGGTGGAGGGTCAACGATGGACATGGTCAGGCTGCAAG GTATCGAGGGCAGTGCTTTTGCAGATGAATACGGTCTGCTAAACTACGTGACTGGCTTGCTGAAAG AACCACAGGAGGTCAGACGTTTCTGGTATGTCTTGGAATATTACATGCGTGAGTACCGCAGCCTTTTGAAGCTAACAGAGCTGATCAGACGAAACACAGAGGATCCTGCTGTTTTATCTGGGCTGGACAACCTGCAGAAAACACTTAAAG AAAAACTCAACTTAAACCCTATTGCATTACTTGGAAAGAAGAGCCCAGAACAACAAAAGCAGATCATTACGCAGTGGTTTCAGAAAAAGTTGGCACCCTTAAAGACTTTAGAACAGAGTCTGGATGAAGGACCAATCAAAGACAATG TTCCTTTGATGATCCAGAAAGTCTTCGCTCTGATTGTGAAATGGGAATGGGGAACAACCAAAAACCTCTTCTACCAATACCCAG ATGCTGCGGTGCCATCTTGCATCACACTTAAGGAGAACCTGCAGCTGATCGATGCTGTTGTGATGCTCAACGTCCCCTACCCTCCCTTCCTGGGAGACAAGAGAGACGTAGACCTCGTTATTGCTCCGGACTACGGGAGTGATGACACATTCAAG AGTCTGACTCTTGCCAGAGACTACGCAGCCACGGTGAAGAAGCCTTTCCCAGAGATAGACGACAAAATCCTGGAGGAGAGAGACTGGCCAAAGGACTGCTACGTTTTTgagggaaaagagaaagagcccTCAATCATTTACATGCCGCTGTTCAACAGAAAAAACTGCAAAG ATGCGGAGGAGTTCAAAGCAAAGACGGAGGAGTTCTCCACCTTCCACCCTCCGTTCAGCCCAGAGAAGATTCAGTCCCTGTTGGAGATAGCGAAAGCcaacataaagaacaacaagGAAACTCTGCTGAGGGAGATTAACAAGGCTGTCCTCCGCCGACGCAGCAAGAG CTATTACAACAGGTCTTCAGCAGAATCTGACTTCTAA
- the LOC123983949 gene encoding cytosolic phospholipase A2 gamma-like isoform X1, with protein MLCGKASWIAGLLYACIVMLGPMGQPVDNSEDMSSVTPQMEAGSSEELTPEKNSIFAPKQYVRQIQSLSAREQEFVLKRKQVALKSLNRQGISCTLESVPHIALIGSGGGQRAAVGLMGSLYQLEKEGLLDILLYLGGVSGSTWSMSLLYSDPQWSTNMDRAVSRLSGTEVDLVEALAWLDERAKKEDFSLSDIWGLMTSVGIMKQFDPRRLSEDGINAWNPYPIFNTVNKNCLYDGPEKSKWFEMTPHEAGFTDLGLFINTSLLGSRIHEADAEGGGSTMDMVRLQGIEGSAFADEYGLLNYVTGLLKEPQEVRRFWYVLEYYMREYRSLLKLTELIRRNTEDPAVLSGLDNLQKTLKEKLNLNPIALLGKKSPEQQKQIITQWFQKKLAPLKTLEQSLDEGPIKDNVPLMIQKVFALIVKWEWGTTKNLFYQYPDAAVPSCITLKENLQLIDAVVMLNVPYPPFLGDKRDVDLVIAPDYGSDDTFKSLTLARDYAATVKKPFPEIDDKILEERDWPKDCYVFEGKEKEPSIIYMPLFNRKNCKDAEEFKAKTEEFSTFHPPFSPEKIQSLLEIAKANIKNNKETLLREINKAVLRRRSKSTFPMKKGTIISKTAY; from the exons ATGCTGTGTGGCAAGGCCAGCTGGATTGCTGGGCTGCTCTATGCTTGTATTGTGATGTTAGGACCAATGGGACAACCTGTGGACAACAGCGAGGACATGTCAAGTGTCACTCCTCAGATGGAAGCGGGATCAAGTGAGGAGTTAACACCAGAGAAGAATTCAATATTCGCTCCCAAG caatATGTGCGTCAAATCCAGTCGTTATCTGCCAGGGAGCAGGAGTTTGTCCTGAAGAGGAAACAAGTAGCTCTGAAGTCACTCAACAGGCAGGGGATCAGTTGTACACTG GAATCCGTTCCTCACATCGCACTCATCGGGTCAGGTGGGGGACAGAGGGCGGCTGTGGGTCTAATGGGTTCTCTCTATCAGTTGGAAAAGGAAGGTCTGCTAGACATTCTGCTCTACCTGGGAGGAGTTTCTGGCTCTACCTG gtccATGTCCTTGCTGTACAGCGACCCACAGTGGAGCACCAACATGGACAGGGCAGTGTCCAGGCTGTCAGGTACTGAGGTTGATCTGGTGGAGGCTCTGGCCTGGTTGGACGAGAGGGCAAAGAAGGAggacttctctctctctgatatCTGGGGGCTCATGACCTCTGTTGGGATCATGAAACAG TTTGACCCTCGACGTCTTTCTGAGGATGGCATAAACGCCTGGAATCCTTACCCCATCTTCAACACAGTCAACAAAAACTGCCTGTACGACGGCCCTGAAAAAT CTAAATGGTTTGAGATGACTCCTCATGAGGCTGGCTTCACAGATCTGGGTCTCTTCATCAACACTTCTCTACTGGGCAGCAGAATCCATGAAGCAGATGCTGAAGGTGGAGGGTCAACGATGGACATGGTCAGGCTGCAAG GTATCGAGGGCAGTGCTTTTGCAGATGAATACGGTCTGCTAAACTACGTGACTGGCTTGCTGAAAG AACCACAGGAGGTCAGACGTTTCTGGTATGTCTTGGAATATTACATGCGTGAGTACCGCAGCCTTTTGAAGCTAACAGAGCTGATCAGACGAAACACAGAGGATCCTGCTGTTTTATCTGGGCTGGACAACCTGCAGAAAACACTTAAAG AAAAACTCAACTTAAACCCTATTGCATTACTTGGAAAGAAGAGCCCAGAACAACAAAAGCAGATCATTACGCAGTGGTTTCAGAAAAAGTTGGCACCCTTAAAGACTTTAGAACAGAGTCTGGATGAAGGACCAATCAAAGACAATG TTCCTTTGATGATCCAGAAAGTCTTCGCTCTGATTGTGAAATGGGAATGGGGAACAACCAAAAACCTCTTCTACCAATACCCAG ATGCTGCGGTGCCATCTTGCATCACACTTAAGGAGAACCTGCAGCTGATCGATGCTGTTGTGATGCTCAACGTCCCCTACCCTCCCTTCCTGGGAGACAAGAGAGACGTAGACCTCGTTATTGCTCCGGACTACGGGAGTGATGACACATTCAAG AGTCTGACTCTTGCCAGAGACTACGCAGCCACGGTGAAGAAGCCTTTCCCAGAGATAGACGACAAAATCCTGGAGGAGAGAGACTGGCCAAAGGACTGCTACGTTTTTgagggaaaagagaaagagcccTCAATCATTTACATGCCGCTGTTCAACAGAAAAAACTGCAAAG ATGCGGAGGAGTTCAAAGCAAAGACGGAGGAGTTCTCCACCTTCCACCCTCCGTTCAGCCCAGAGAAGATTCAGTCCCTGTTGGAGATAGCGAAAGCcaacataaagaacaacaagGAAACTCTGCTGAGGGAGATTAACAAGGCTGTCCTCCGCCGACGCAGCAAGAG TACATTTCCTATGAAGAAAGGCACCATCATTTCAAAGACAGCCTATTGA